Proteins encoded by one window of Rubrobacter indicoceani:
- a CDS encoding ABC transporter ATP-binding protein, producing MSVATKIKDNSSVATFVNLWPYLKPEGRWMLLVVAATLGLTAVEILFPILIGKYIDMLLVQARGEPMPTNGLDGGTILWLLAGAAVLRGIFIFVQRAIAGRVGQKVSARMRDALWIHLQKLPVEYARRRGPGKLLVRFISDARAVQRLVSRGVVQLAQDVLVLAGVMAVLIYLDALMGLIALSLIPVIGLVFWLINPKIQSTSKDMRRRRSRLSKHLNDRVGGLEVIKSFGQARSEAKEVRRMNRNVVKYGVKREMAGGMLLGVSAGAVALVTVAVIAFASVEILGGRLTAGELLVFYALLGMLAPVFQRITVVDRTLQEAQISVQRFTETLDQPTEPTGTHLPKLEVTEGTVCVEDLFFRYPDGTPALEDVNFVARRGGLTVITGPNGAGKSTLMEILARFREPTAGRVTIDGRDMAEVSVNALRRAVYLVPCDAPLFDGTVRENVAYGSGGEIVEETFERAAELSGLGEVVASLHDGWETRVRAGRRDLSEGERQKVALARALAAGPAVILLDQAASAMDETSLQEISEKLRELSREVTVIVATLRLPAILAADSIYAMNGTAVEIDANELRRLYDAEGVFGVTNKLRKAAGIRRPPVRSGVARTGTRLYEDEDEDDED from the coding sequence ATGAGCGTAGCGACAAAGATAAAAGACAACTCGAGCGTCGCCACCTTCGTCAACCTCTGGCCGTACCTGAAGCCGGAGGGTCGGTGGATGCTGCTCGTCGTAGCGGCGACCCTAGGACTTACGGCGGTCGAGATCCTTTTCCCGATCCTTATCGGAAAGTACATAGATATGCTGCTCGTGCAGGCTCGCGGCGAGCCGATGCCGACAAACGGCCTTGACGGCGGCACGATCCTCTGGCTGCTCGCCGGGGCCGCCGTTTTGCGCGGTATCTTTATCTTTGTGCAGCGGGCGATAGCCGGACGGGTCGGGCAGAAGGTCTCAGCGAGGATGCGCGACGCGCTCTGGATCCACCTCCAGAAGCTGCCGGTGGAGTACGCTCGAAGGCGGGGGCCGGGGAAGCTCCTCGTACGCTTTATAAGCGACGCGCGGGCGGTGCAGCGGCTTGTCTCGCGGGGTGTCGTGCAGCTTGCCCAGGACGTGCTGGTGCTGGCCGGGGTGATGGCGGTCCTTATCTACCTGGACGCGCTGATGGGCCTTATCGCCCTGTCGCTGATCCCGGTGATCGGGCTCGTGTTCTGGCTTATCAACCCGAAGATCCAGAGCACCAGCAAGGATATGCGCCGCCGCCGGAGCCGGCTCTCCAAGCACCTGAACGACCGCGTCGGCGGTCTCGAGGTCATCAAGTCCTTCGGTCAGGCCCGGAGCGAGGCGAAGGAGGTGCGCCGGATGAACCGCAACGTGGTCAAGTACGGGGTCAAGCGTGAGATGGCCGGGGGGATGCTGCTCGGGGTCTCCGCCGGAGCCGTCGCGCTTGTAACCGTCGCGGTCATCGCGTTTGCCTCGGTGGAGATACTCGGCGGCAGGCTGACGGCGGGGGAGCTGCTTGTCTTCTACGCCCTGCTCGGGATGCTTGCCCCGGTGTTTCAGAGGATCACGGTCGTAGACCGGACCCTACAGGAGGCGCAGATCTCCGTCCAGCGGTTCACCGAGACCCTTGACCAGCCGACCGAGCCTACCGGAACCCACCTACCGAAGCTTGAGGTCACGGAGGGGACCGTCTGCGTCGAGGACCTCTTTTTCAGGTACCCGGACGGCACGCCCGCGCTGGAGGATGTGAACTTCGTGGCTCGTCGCGGGGGGCTGACCGTAATCACCGGGCCGAACGGGGCTGGGAAGAGCACGCTCATGGAGATCCTCGCCCGGTTCAGGGAGCCGACCGCCGGGCGGGTCACGATAGACGGTCGGGATATGGCCGAGGTCTCGGTGAACGCGCTGCGCCGGGCCGTCTACCTTGTTCCGTGCGACGCGCCGCTCTTCGACGGGACGGTTCGGGAGAACGTCGCCTACGGCAGCGGCGGAGAAATCGTCGAAGAGACCTTTGAACGGGCCGCCGAACTCTCCGGTCTGGGCGAGGTCGTCGCCTCGCTGCACGACGGCTGGGAGACAAGGGTCCGGGCCGGCAGGCGGGATCTCTCGGAGGGCGAGCGCCAGAAGGTCGCCCTGGCGCGCGCTCTGGCCGCCGGGCCGGCGGTGATTCTGCTCGACCAGGCCGCAAGCGCGATGGATGAGACGAGCCTGCAGGAGATCTCCGAAAAGCTCCGCGAGCTTTCAAGGGAGGTCACGGTAATAGTCGCAACCCTGCGACTTCCGGCCATCCTTGCCGCCGATAGCATCTACGCCATGAACGGAACCGCCGTCGAGATAGACGCGAACGAGCTGCGCCGACTCTACGATGCAGAAGGGGTCTTCGGCGTAACGAACAAGCTACGCAAGGCCGCCGGAATCCGCCGTCCGCCCGTCCGGTCCGGCGTCGCCCGAACAGGCACCCGCCTCTACGAAGACGAGGACGAGGACGATGAGGACTAG